aggatcatagcagatacctaaaatttatctggatggggcagctgtggcagcacaaagcactgcctaatgcgctcacgtcagccccaagattgttcacaaaaatattgaagccagccatggcaatactaaggaaacaaaaacatattgtcatggcatatttggatgatatcctcatagtggggaaaacaatggaactggctgtggcagcagtctcagctacaaaacagctccttgaaactctggggttcgacctacatccagataaatctaagttaaatccatccactatatggactacctgggtttcacaattaactcagtccatatgactgttatcctgccaagggaaaaaatgattggattagcacaatcatgcaataatttaatgaTCAACAATAGACCAACTATTTGACAAGTAGCAACAGTgattggtaaaatggtagcagcatttccggctacacaatttggacctttgcactatcaaaatttacaaagagcaaaggtacaggcactaaaacaacatagaggtcactatgatcgtgtcatgatattacccacggaagcaatatcagagctacagtggtggacacaaaatgtttggcatagttttagtcctattatcatcactaaccctactttagttcttcagacagatgctagtgctcaaggctggggagcaactaactccatatccagcacaggtggtagatggactaacccagagtcatcattactatctacactgggcattaactatttagaaatgttgggcgccttttatggtttaaaagcatatgcatccaatatgcagcagttgcatatgaggctcgcaccagggtctcttccataccccgcaacactgctctctctccccatccccgcactcgcaacaagggccgagtccccctagtcctcacctttcaccccaccagccgtcacatacaaaaaataatcctccgtcagtttcgccacctccaacgtgaccccactactcgccacatcttcccatctccccccatatctgccttccgcaaagaccgctccctccataactcccttgtcaattcttcccttccctctcggtccaccccctccccgggcactttcccttgcggccgcaggagatgcaacacttgtccctttgcctcccccctcgactccgttcaaggacccaagcagtcgttccaggtgcgacagaggtttacctgcatctcttccaacgtcatctattgcgtccgctgctctagatgccagcagatctatatcggtgagaccaagcggaggttgggcgatcgtttcgccgaacacctccgctcggtccgcaataaccaagctgacctcccggtggctcagcacttcaactccccctcccactccgcctccgacctctctgtcctgggtctcctccatggccacagcgagcagcaccggaaattggaggaacagcacctcatattccgtttggggagtctacacccccggggcatgaacatcgaattctcccaattctgttagtccttgctgtctcctccccttcctcagctcccctgctgtctcctcccaccctccagccttctggctactcctccttttccctttcttgtccccacccacccccacccccgatcagtctgaagaagggtttcggcccgaaacgttgcctatttccttcgctccatagatgctgctgcacccgctgagtttctccagcttttctgtgtaacctgcagcacttgcatgttcggttacaaattgatattactacggtggtggcttatattaaccatatgggcggcataaaatctttatcatgcgacaaattggtcaatatgatttggcaatggtgtgtcgaaagacatatttgactttcagctacctatctaccaggtaagctaaacactgtggcagacaccaggtcacgcaaattcaatgataacatcgaatggatgttaaacccacaagtatttgctaaagttatcaagcaatatggaacgccagatatcgaatTATTTGCATCAaaactaaatcaccagttacctatgtatgtcgcttgtgaaccagacccagaggcagcagcggtagatgccttcacgctggattggggaaagttatttttctgtgcctttccccccttctgcctcatcggtcgggtacttcgcaaaatacagatggactctgcttctggtacTTTgaaggtgcccgactggcctacgcagccatggttcccagtactacatgacatggtggtagaatcacctatggtgtttcccagtgatccaggactattaactcacccagtatcaggcataagccacccatgccatgaagacattaaactcctgggttgcaggttctgaacagaccttacctggacctgggattatccgaacaaaccatcaccaccatgtcagcatccctgcgaacatccaccaagaggcagtacttaaccagcagcaaaaaatgggaaaagtactgccaggaaacagggacaacatatgaaacagccacagtcaccaacgtattggagttcctggcctatctacaccatcatgaagggatcagctacagtgccatcaacacggcacgtagtgctctttccgcttacctcaaaccagcaggacatcaggctatgggatcccatccactggtggtaaaactgatgaggggcatttacAATATTAAGCCCCCCAAGCcaaggtatacccatatttgggacatcagtgtcgtcctgacatacctccgggaatggccaccagctagatccctcagcctcgagcaatcaacactgacgacgctcatgctgatggcactcgtatccgctcagagggtccagtcactacacaaattgagactggacaacatggagacaaccccagatcagatcacattcattctacaaggtctggtgaaacaaagcaggccaggaacatccaatccactagtggtattccgggcctacccaccagagccacgattgtgtgtagtgacccatctactacaatatatagacacaaaccacaacatcagagggagtgaacaagccttatgggtcagccacaaaaaatctcatggccgggtaacaagccaaaccatctcaagatggctaaaacaggtattgAAAGCTGCCGGGATAGATATTAATAccattaaatcccattccactagggcagcgtccacatcaacggcagcaagaatggatgtacctattgacctcattctgaatacagcaggatggtcgagggaatcaacattcagaacattttataataagccgttgatgaaacctgatttatttgcagcaaagatattagaggctgcaaatatttaatttaagcccgggggagcaatttattttgttattgttaataaatacttttttgttttcttgaaaaacagattcattggttaattacgataacacttcctccctcaagaactttggcagtgagtgaataaaactgttacacggtttgaaatcacagagctttgaaatcttcacgtagtcactcacgtgactccgaagtaaaatagtaagattaaacgagaacttaccagtttgaagtttgatctgtattttatgaggagttacgatgagggattacgtgccctccgctcccaccctcattatatggatcaaactgataaattgatgtctctttttctttactatgttacttcaaatacttgtgtctatccgtgattccacaccgctgcttggaagtatgccgcgcctgcgcactgagcgggttcttcacgtaatccctcatcgtaactcctcataaaatacagatcaaacttcaaactggtaagttctcgtttaatcttactattagcaatgatagaatggtggagtagatttgatgggctgaatggcctaattctgccccaataATTTATGAACATGTAATCTATCCCTGAAGTGATGAGTTACCTCTCTgaggcactccagcactttgtgtctttattctcCTTTTGCCAATGTTTGTCACTTACCAACATTTCTGGTCAATTCTAACACAGGATCAGTGTGATCATCTTTCCTCAACAtgggtggtcttggatggagaagCAGATTAAATGTCATATTTATTCTCGGCATCATCTTCGCCCTGTCTTGTCCAATTACCCAAGCAGCTAGAATATTGGTCGTGCCTGCTGATGGAAGTCACTGGATCAACATGAAAATTCTAATGGAAGAGCTGCACCTTCGTGGCCACAACATGACTGTGCTTTGTTACTCCGCTAACTGGTACATCAAAGAGAGACCCGATCTGTATGAAACCATCTTAGTTCAAGCACAAGAAAACATTGAAGCACCTTCAAGGAAAGAAGCGATGGAAACATTTGTGCAAATGTCACTGGACAGGTTACAGAATGGTCACACACCATGGGGCAACATAATGTTACAAATTCAAATGCTTATGTTTCTGTACAATTACCATAGAATTTATCAAAATTTCAACATGGcgatttttgaaaacaaaaccttGTTGAATCAATTTGAAAATGCAAACTTTGACCTAATTCTCGCAGATCCTCTATTTGGTACTGGGCCAATGCTTGCGTATTATTTAAAAGTGCCGCTGGTGTACAACATACGATGGCCGATCAATGGGGAAGCCCATTTTCTCACTGCCCCGTCACCACTTTCCTACGTCCCACTTACTGGCTCACTTCTCACAGACAAAATGGATTTTCTCCAAAGAACAAAAAATGTAATTCACAGTCTCTATGAACACTTGATTTCTGAGTTTTTGATGTATCCACTTTATAATGAAATCTGCCATCGGTATCTGGGACCAGACACGGACATCAAGTCGATTCTCCTCAGAGCTGATGTGTGGCTGATGAGGGTGGATTTTGTGTTTGAATTCCCAAGACCCACCATGCCAAACATTGTGTACATCGGAGgcttccagtgtaaaccagcacggcCTCTGGAAGCAGAGTTTGAGGAGTTTGCCCAAAGCTCAGGGAAACATGGACTTGTTGTAATGTCATTGGGTTCCATTGTCGACTCTTTACCAATGGAGATTGCAATGAAAATAGCAGAAGCTTTATCTCAAATCCCCCAGAAGGTTATCTGGAGATATGATGGTGAGACCCCTCCCAATATAGGGAATAATACACTGCTGGCAAAATGGATCCCTCAGAACGACCTGCTGGGTCACCCCAACACACGAGCCTTTGTTTCACACGGAGGCACCAATGGGATTTATGAAGCCATCTACCATGGGGTGCCAGTGATCGGCATGCCTCTGTTTTTTGACCAGTTTGACAATTTAATTAGACTCGAATCCCGAGGAGCTGCAAAAGTGATCAACATTGCAACCATGCATTCCACAGATCTGTTGCAGGCACTCAACGAGGTGTTAAACGGCGCATCTTATGGGGACAACATGAAGAGACTCTCCGCTCTCCATCGGGACCAGCTAGAGTTGCCAATGGAGAGAGCCGTTTTCTGGGTCGAGTACGTTGCCCGACACAAAGGAGC
The genomic region above belongs to Leucoraja erinacea ecotype New England chromosome 33, Leri_hhj_1, whole genome shotgun sequence and contains:
- the LOC129712789 gene encoding UDP-glucuronosyltransferase 2C1-like, translated to MGGLGWRSRLNVIFILGIIFALSCPITQAARILVVPADGSHWINMKILMEELHLRGHNMTVLCYSANWYIKERPDLYETILVQAQENIEAPSRKEAMETFVQMSLDRLQNGHTPWGNIMLQIQMLMFLYNYHRIYQNFNMAIFENKTLLNQFENANFDLILADPLFGTGPMLAYYLKVPLVYNIRWPINGEAHFLTAPSPLSYVPLTGSLLTDKMDFLQRTKNVIHSLYEHLISEFLMYPLYNEICHRYLGPDTDIKSILLRADVWLMRVDFVFEFPRPTMPNIVYIGGFQCKPARPLEAEFEEFAQSSGKHGLVVMSLGSIVDSLPMEIAMKIAEALSQIPQKVIWRYDGETPPNIGNNTLLAKWIPQNDLLGHPNTRAFVSHGGTNGIYEAIYHGVPVIGMPLFFDQFDNLIRLESRGAAKVINIATMHSTDLLQALNEVLNGASYGDNMKRLSALHRDQLELPMERAVFWVEYVARHKGAGHLRSESHRLPWYAYYCVDVMIFLLSVLLLLTVLVVGTLKKLCRIVCRKKQKIH